CCATGGGGAGAGGTCGCGAGCGATCCCGAGCGGGTGAGGGGAAGCGGTAGGTGGGACGCTCGGTGAGGCACAGCATGCGGCCATCGCCACCCCTCACCCCAGCCCTCTCCCTATGGGAGAGGGAGAAGGAATGCGATGCCGATCTGCCTCCATCAGCGCTCGCGCTGATACTGGATCGCCGCGTTCTTGTACCAGTTGGTGAATTTGAGGACGCCCTGTTCGGCTAGCTCGGAATAGGGACCGGGGATGTAGGAGGCGGCGTTGACGCCGCGCTGGTTGTTCTCGGCGAGCCAGCGGTCCTGCAGATTGGTCTTGTCCCAGACCTCGATCAGCTTGGCGAGGTCGTAGTCCACGCCTTCGACGGCGTCCTTGTTGACGACCCATTTGGCCGTTACCACCGTCTCCTCGGGCGCGGTCGGCAGCGCCTGGAAGAAGAAGACATAGTCGCCCACCGCGTGATTGAAGCAATTCGGCTGCATCGCCCAGCGCATGGAGCCGACGTCGCCGTCGCCGGTCCGGCCGAGGGGCTTTGCCACGGCGGGACTTCCATCCATGGTGATGGATTTGGCGTCCCCCAGCAGCGGAAAGCGCGAGGCTTCCCAGAACGCGCCGCTCACCGGCCCCGAGGGCAGTCCTTCAGCTTCGCAGCGCGCCGCGAACTCCCGACGTCTCGCCTCGCGCTCCGCATCATCGCCGTCGACGCCGCGGGCGGGAAAGCTGCGCACCAGCTCCCGGTGCTTGGCGGGGCAGTGATAGCACTCCCGCGCGTTCTCCATGACCAGCTTCCAGTTCGCCTTCTCAACCAGGGTGGCGGTGTGGGCGAGCTTGGCGTTCTGCAGATCGTGGGGCGCCAGCAGCCTCTCGATGGCGCTTCGGAACGGCGCCAAATCCGGCGGCGAGGGGGCGAGCGAGACATAGACCACGCCCGCCACCGTCTCGGCCGCGACCGGAACCAGGCCGTGGCGGTCGGGCTCGAAGCTTTCCTGCATGCGACCGGCATAGACGAGCTTGCCGCCGAGATCGTAGGTCCATTGGTGATAGGGACAGACCAGTCGGCGGAGGCTGCCCTTCTCCTCCTGGCAGATCTGCGCGCCGCGATGGCGGCAGGTATTGAAGAAAGCGCGGATGCGGCCCGCCTCGTCGCGGAGGATGACGATCGGCGAGGTGCCGACGATCATGGTCAGGAAATCGCCGGGTTCGGGAATCTCGATCTCCAGGCATGCCTGCAGCCAATGCCGGTGGAAGATCGCGCGCAGATCGAAGTCGTAGAGAAGACGATCGTTATAGAAAGGCTGCGGCAGGGTGTGGCCGGGTTTGCACGCTTCCAGCAGACGATCGATCGTCGAGGCGCCGATGGGCGCGTCTTCCGCGTAGGCCCGCTTCGAGGTCATTCCTATTTCCTTCTGTCGCCAACAAGCGTTGTTGATTCCGAATGGGTTCCCACTAACCGAAGAGGCGCTCCGGGATGACCCAGCCATCGACCACGGCGAGCTGCATGCTGGTGCCCTCCGCGGGTGCTTCGTGGGCGGGCAGAGCGACCCAGAGCGGCATCTCGGCGCGCCCATCGGCGATCGCCTCGACCAGCACGCTCCCGCCTCGATAGATGACCCGGTGCACGCGGGCGGCAATCGAATCCGCCCCGGCCGCGACGATCTTGAAGCTCTCCGGCCGAAGACAAAGCGGGCCGGCGCCCGGGGCTTGGCCGGTCTCGGCGCGTACTTGGATCTGCTTGCCGAAGGCCTCGACCGTGACCTGTCCGGCGCGCTCCCGCTCCAACACGCGCGATGGCACCACCGTGCCGCCGCCGACGAAGCGCGCGACCATGGTCGTCGCCGGCTCGCGGTAAAGGCCCTCAGGCGATGCCACCTGGACGAGACGTCCGCCATCCATGACCGCGATCCGATCCGCCAGCGCCATGGCCTCGCTCTGATCGTGGGTGATGTAGATCATGGTTGCCCGGGTCGCCTTGTGCAGCGAGGCGAACTCGTCCTGGAGCGCCATGCGGAGATGCACATCGAGGCTCGCCAAGGGCTCGTCCAGGAGCACCAGCGAGGGTTCCATGATGAGGCAGCGCGCCAGCGCCACGCGTTGGCGTTGACCGCCGGAGAGCTCAGCCGGCCGCCGCTCCTCGAGGCCGGAGAGGCCGACGGTGGCCAAGCTCTGGTGGATGCGGCGCCGGTACTCCTCGCCGTTGACGCCCCGGACGCGGAGCGGATAGCCGACATTGCCGGCGACCGTCATGTGCGGCCAGAGCGCGTGCGACTGGAAGACGACGCCGATGCGCCGCCGCTCCGCCGGCATGTGCTGGCCCCGGCCGGAGACCAGCGTGGCGCCGACGTGAATGGCGCCGGCATCGAGCTCTT
This portion of the Pseudomonadota bacterium genome encodes:
- a CDS encoding aromatic ring-hydroxylating dioxygenase subunit alpha, whose translation is MTSKRAYAEDAPIGASTIDRLLEACKPGHTLPQPFYNDRLLYDFDLRAIFHRHWLQACLEIEIPEPGDFLTMIVGTSPIVILRDEAGRIRAFFNTCRHRGAQICQEEKGSLRRLVCPYHQWTYDLGGKLVYAGRMQESFEPDRHGLVPVAAETVAGVVYVSLAPSPPDLAPFRSAIERLLAPHDLQNAKLAHTATLVEKANWKLVMENARECYHCPAKHRELVRSFPARGVDGDDAEREARRREFAARCEAEGLPSGPVSGAFWEASRFPLLGDAKSITMDGSPAVAKPLGRTGDGDVGSMRWAMQPNCFNHAVGDYVFFFQALPTAPEETVVTAKWVVNKDAVEGVDYDLAKLIEVWDKTNLQDRWLAENNQRGVNAASYIPGPYSELAEQGVLKFTNWYKNAAIQYQRER
- a CDS encoding ABC transporter ATP-binding protein; the protein is MAGLTVAKAAKRFGATQAVADLDLDVADGEFVAILGPSGCGKTTLLRLIAGFEELDAGAIHVGATLVSGRGQHMPAERRRIGVVFQSHALWPHMTVAGNVGYPLRVRGVNGEEYRRRIHQSLATVGLSGLEERRPAELSGGQRQRVALARCLIMEPSLVLLDEPLASLDVHLRMALQDEFASLHKATRATMIYITHDQSEAMALADRIAVMDGGRLVQVASPEGLYREPATTMVARFVGGGTVVPSRVLERERAGQVTVEAFGKQIQVRAETGQAPGAGPLCLRPESFKIVAAGADSIAARVHRVIYRGGSVLVEAIADGRAEMPLWVALPAHEAPAEGTSMQLAVVDGWVIPERLFG